A segment of the Asinibacterium sp. OR53 genome:
TGTTTCATCGTGCCGGTAAGGCGAGGGGGCTGTTGCACCCGGCTTCAGCAAGCCCTGCACATTGATGTACACCAGCTTCCTTCCCAGCGTGGTGGGAGCGATCATCCACCTGCGCGCATCGTGGTAGCGTTGTTCTTCGTACACCATTTCTATCCTGCGTTCATTACGGTAATGTTGCCGCAGTGCATCGCCAACATCGGTAATGGGAGGCATGCCCGCACGGAAACGGATCTTGTTGAGCCAGGTTTGTGCTTCCACATACTGACCCAATTCAATACAGGCTTCCACATAGTTCAATACCATTTCTGTATAACGGAAGAATGGCCAGGGTATATATTGCCGTGTAGTGTTATCGACAATATTAGGATCGGGGTCAATGAACTTTTGCATGTAATAGCCTGTCCAGCTGCCATTCCAGTTTTCAATCGTGCTCTGACGCGTATCCAGTCCGTATTGCATACCTGTAGCCATCTGGTAAATACCAGATTGTATTTGGTTGGCAGGATCTACGTTACCTGAGATTTTGTTCCTGGGTTTCCATCCTGCACCATCGTAGAGAATGGTAGCATAGAAACGCGGATCGCGGTTGGTATAAGGAGCTGCCTGTTCTACCGGGTTGGTCCAGTCGAACTTGGTACCATCCATCATTTCATAATCATCCACCAGTTGCTGGATGGGTGAATTACCTGCCCAGTTGTGGTAGCCGTTGGGGCCGTTGGCGAGTCCTACATAGATACCGGCATACTCATCCTTATTGGCGGTAAAATCCCGCTCAAATATCAGGTCTGCGCTGGCTGCAGCATCTATACCCGGACTTTTACTACCACCGCCCATGGCCAGTGATTTGTAATTGTTCTGTGCATCGGCTGCAGCCGCAGGCGCCGCGAGGTTGAGCTTATAACCGCTGGTAGCATCCAGCACGGCTTTGGCTGCATCCCTGGCTGCCTGCCAGCGGGCTGTACGGTCGCCGCTCACATATCCCAATAATTCGGGATTAGCAAAGCCACTGATAACGCTGGACTGTGCTTTGGCAGTAGGGATATCGTGCAGGTCGCTGGCGGCGTACAATAATACGCGCGACTTAAGCGCCATAGCTGCTAAAGAAGATGCCCTACCCTTCGGCATAGTCTTCCCTTTTAATAGGGCTATGGCGCTGTCGCAATCTTTCAGGATGAAGGTGACGCATTGATCGTATGTGCTACGCGCAATGGTATAATCCTGGTTCAGGTCGTACGGTTTGCTCACCAGTGGCACACCTCCGTAATATCTTACCAGTTGCTGGTAGAAATAGGCGCGCAGGAAAAAGGCTTCTCCGCGCAACTGGTCGTTTAGTGTAGCATCGCCAAAAGTAGCAGTAGGCAATTGGGCCAGTG
Coding sequences within it:
- a CDS encoding RagB/SusD family nutrient uptake outer membrane protein, coding for MKKNHIIILVLMGMFFSCKKDFLDTKSLTTVPSSDTWKDGPLAQAFVTGIYGGLGMGGFDEQMLASLSDESVFTHAGRGINTINEGTLNPSNIGWTNRTYEWTNMYNRIRTTNIALAQLPTATFGDATLNDQLRGEAFFLRAYFYQQLVRYYGGVPLVSKPYDLNQDYTIARSTYDQCVTFILKDCDSAIALLKGKTMPKGRASSLAAMALKSRVLLYAASDLHDIPTAKAQSSVISGFANPELLGYVSGDRTARWQAARDAAKAVLDATSGYKLNLAAPAAAADAQNNYKSLAMGGGSKSPGIDAAASADLIFERDFTANKDEYAGIYVGLANGPNGYHNWAGNSPIQQLVDDYEMMDGTKFDWTNPVEQAAPYTNRDPRFYATILYDGAGWKPRNKISGNVDPANQIQSGIYQMATGMQYGLDTRQSTIENWNGSWTGYYMQKFIDPDPNIVDNTTRQYIPWPFFRYTEMVLNYVEACIELGQYVEAQTWLNKIRFRAGMPPITDVGDALRQHYRNERRIEMVYEEQRYHDARRWMIAPTTLGRKLVYINVQGLLKPGATAPSPYRHDETLYNYTYKPVVDNSLENRQWLDKMYFLPIVLDEMNKNNKLIQNPGY